Proteins from a genomic interval of Oncorhynchus mykiss isolate Arlee chromosome 21, USDA_OmykA_1.1, whole genome shotgun sequence:
- the LOC118942947 gene encoding extensin-2-like, with product MHYSPALHYALFPCVTLCTIPLCYIMHYPPVLHYALFPCVTLCTIPLCYIMHYSPVLHYTLFHCVTLCTIPLRYIMHYSPVLHYALFPCVTLCTIPLCYIMHYSPVLHYTLFHCVTLCTIPPCYIMHYSTVLHYTLFPCVTLCTIPLCYIMHYSPVLHYALFPCVTLCTIPLCYIIHYSPVLHYALFLCITLYTIPLCYIIHYSTVLHYTLFPCITLYTLPLCYIVHYSPVLNYTLFPCVTLCTSPLCYIMHYSPVLHYALFPCVTLCTIPLCYIMHYSPVLHYALFPCVTLCTIPLCYIMHYSPVLHYTLFHCVTLCTIPLRYIMHYSPVLHYALFPCVTLCTIPLCYIMHYSPVLHYALFPCVTLYTIPLHNIIHYSPALHYTLFPCVTLCTIPLCYIMHNSPVLHYALFPCVTLCTIPLCYIMHYSPV from the exons ATGCACTATTCCCCTGCGTTACATTATGCACTATTCCCCTGTGTTACATTATGCACTATTCCCCTGTGTTACATTATGCACTATCCCCCTGTGTTACATTATGCACTATTCCCCTGTGTTACATTATGCACTATTCCCCTGTGTTACATTATGCACTATTCCCCTGTGTTACATTATACACTATTCCACTGTGTTACATTATGCACTATTCCCCTGCGTTACATTATGCACTATTCCCCTGTGTTACATTATGCACTATTCCCCTGTGTTACATTATGCACTATTCCCCTGTGTTACATTATGCACTATTCCCCTGTGTTACATTATACACTATTCCACTGTGTTACATTATGCACTATTCCACCGTGTTACATTATGCACTATTCCACTGTGTTACATTATACATTATTCCCCTGCGTTACATTATGCACTATTCCCCTGTGTTACATTATGCACTATTCCCCTGTGTTACATTATGCACTATTCCCCTGTGTTACATTATGCACTATTCCCCTGTGTTACATTATACACTATTCCCCTGTGTTACATTATGCACTATTCCTCTGCATTACATTATACACTATTCCCCTGTGTTACATTATACACTATTCCACTGTGTTACATTATACACTATTCCCCTGCATTACATTATACACTCTTCCCCTGTGTTACATTGTGCACTATTCCCCTGTGTTAAATTATACATTATTCCCCTGCGTTACATTATGCACTAGTCCCCTGTGTTACATTATGCACTATTCCCCTGTGTTACATTATGCACTATTCCCCTGTGTTACATTATGCACTATTCCCCTGTGTTACATTATGCACTATTCCCCTGTGTTACATTATGCACTATTCCCCTGTGTTACATTATGCACTATTCCCCTGTGTTACATTATGCACTATTCCCCTGTGTTACATTATACACTATTCCACTGTGTTACATTATGCACTATTCCCCTGCGTTACATTATGCACTATTCCCCTGTGTTACATTATGCACTATTCCCCTGTGTTACATTATGCACTATTCCCCTGTGTTACATTATGCACTATTCCCCTGTGTTACATTATGCACTATTCCCCTGTGTTAC ATTATACACTATTCCCCTGCATAATATTATACATTATTCCCCTGCGTTACATTATACACTATTCCCCTGTGTAACATTATGCACTATTCCCCTGTGTTACATTATGCACAATTCCCCTGTGTTACATTATGCACTATTCCCCTGTGTTACATTATGCACAATTCCCCTGTGTTACATTATGCACTATTCCCCTGTGTAA